The following nucleotide sequence is from Achromobacter spanius.
GAGCGGCTGGAGCAATGCCTACGCGCGTCGCTTCTTCGAGCACGAATACCGCCTGGACTACCAGATCCACACCTATCCGAAGCCCGTACTGTGCTGGGGCCATGGCATTGTCATGGGCGGCGGCATCGGCCTGATGATGGGCGCCAGCCACCGGGTCGTCAGCGAAAGTTCGCGGCTGGCGATGCCGGAAGTGTCGATCGGCCTGTTCCCGGACGTGGGTGGCAGTTGGCTGTTGAACCGCATGCCGGGCCGCATTGGCCTGTTCCTGGCGCTGACCGGCGCCCAGATGAATACGGCGGACGCCTTCTTCGCGGGCCTGGCGGATTTCCGCCTGAACCACGCGGACTGGCCCAAGTTGCTGGCGTCGCTGGAAGAACAGCCCTGGGCCGGGCTGACGGCGGGCGCATCGGAAGAGGCCATGGCGCCGCGTTCCATCAATGACGGACTGCTGCGCCGCGCGTTGACCGCGCTGGAGCCGCAGACGCCGCTGGACCCCGGCCACCTTCGCCAGCATTCCTTCCTGATCAACAACCTGTGCAACGGCAACCGTCTGGACGAGATCTACGAAGAGCTGGCGCTGCTGAAAGACCACGACGACCCCTGGCTGGCGCGCGCGGCATCCACCATGCTGGCCGGTTCGCCGGGTTCGGTGCGCCTGGCTTTCGCCTTGCAGCAACGCACGCGCCTGCGCTCGCTGGACGACGTGTTCCGTGCCGAGTACATCGCGGCGCTGGCGTGTACCGCCCATGGCGATTTCGCCGAAGGCATCCGCGCCTTGCTGATCGACAAGGACAAGAATCCGCGCTGGAATCCCGCCGTCATGGACATGGCCACCGACGCCTGGGTACAGAAGTTTTTCGACGAGCCCTGGCCCGAGGGCCAGGCGCATCCGTTGGCCGATCTGGGCCAGGAAGGGCGCTGACGCAAACAGCCCGGGCACCCGTCATGCAGGTCACGATGAATCCATACCTATAGCAATAGCAACAGGAGACAAAACATCATGAGCAGTATCGCGTTTATCGGTTTGGGCAACATGGGCGCGCCCATGGCATTGAATCTGGTCAAGGCCGGCCATAGCCTCACGGTCTTTGACCTGGTCCCCGCAGCGGTCAAGCTGTTGACCGACGCTGGCGCGCAAGCCGCGGCATCGGCGTCGGAAGCGGTCAAGGGCGCTGACGTGGTCGTGTCCATGCTGCCGGCCAGCAAGCACGTTGAAGGGCTGTACCTGGGCGAAGACCTGCTGGGCAAGATCTCGTCCAGCGCGCTGGTCATCGAATGCAGCACCATCGCGCCGGATTCGGCGCGCAAGGTGGCGCAGGCGGCCGAGGCGCGCGGCATCACCATGATCGACGCGCCCGTCTCGGGCGGCACCGGCGGCGCGGCGGCGGGCACGTTGACCTTCATCGTGGGTGGTCAGGCGGAAGCGCTGGAGCGTGCGCGCCCCGTGCTCGAAAAAATGGGCAAGAACATTTTCCACGCCGGTCCCGCCGGCGCCGGCCAAGTGGCCAAGATCTGCAACAACATGCTGTTGGGCATCCTGATGGCCGGCACGTCGGAAGCGTTGGCGCTGGGCGTGGCCAACGGGCTGGACCCGAAGGTGTTGTCCGACATCATCGCCAAGAGCTCGGGCCGCAACTGGGCCACCGAACTCTACAACCCCTGGCCGGGCGTGATGGAGCACGCGCCCGCCTCCAAGGGCTATGCCGGCGGCTTCGGCGTGGACTTGATGTTGAAGGATCTGGGCCTGGCGGCCGAAGCGGCGCTGTCGGCGCGTGCCTCGATTCCGTTGGGCGAGTTGGCGCGCAACCTGTATTCGCTGCATAGCGCGGGCGGCTCGGGCAAGCTGGACTTCTCCAGCATCGTCAACCTGGTCAAGCGCGAGCAAGACTGACATGAGCGCACCCCAGGCGCTGACCGACCCCGCCGCGCGGGTCAAGGAAAGCTTCGACCGGCAAAGCATCATGCGGCTGCTGGGCGCCGGGCTGGACGTGGTGGAGCCGGGCAGGGTGGACATCGTGCTGCCTTACCGCGCCGATCTCTGCCAGCAAAACGGCTTTCTGCACGCGGGCATTTCCACCACGATCGCCGACAGCGCGGGCGGTTATGCCGCCTACACGCTGTTTGGGCCGGGCGAAGACGTGCTGACCTCGGAGTTCAAGATGAATTTCCTGGCGCCCGCCAAAGGCGACCGCTACGTGGCCAGCGGCCGCGTCGTCAAGCCGGGTAAGCGTTTGTCTGTCTGCCAGGTTGAAGTACATGCCTACGATGGCGAGCAGGCCACGCTTTGCGTGATAGGCTTGCTCACCGCGGTACGCGTGACGCCGCGATGAATCCGGCGCGCCGCGCGTGTCGCCCTTGACGGGGCGGGCGCGCGGCGCGCTTGTCACGCGTCGCATGGGTATGGGGCAATGCCTGCAAAAGAACACCACCGAATTTTCCGCAGCAACTGGCTGCGCGCCGCTGTGTTGGGGGCCAACGATGGCATCGTTTCCACCGCCAGCCTGATTACCGGCGTGGCGGCGGCGCAGGCCTCGCATGGGGCCATCCTGACGTCGGGTCTGGCCGGGCTGGTGGCCGGAGCCTTGTCTATGGCGGCTGGCGAGTATGTGTCCGTGCGGTCCCAGGCTGATATCGAGGCAGCCGATCTGCGGATGGAGCAGCGGTCACTGAAAGGCAATTCAGAAGAAGAGTTGGCCGAACTGATCGATATCTACGTGGGCCGCGGCCTGACGCGGAATCTGGCGACGCAGGTGGCGCGCCAACTGACGCGTCACGACGCGCTGGACGCGCACGCGCGCGACGAACTTGGCATTTCCGTGCATAACCGCGCGCAGCCCGTGCAGGCGGCGGTGGCGTCCGCCGCTTCGTTCGCGGCCGGCGCGGCCTTGCCCTTGGTTGTCGCGGTGACGGCGCCCCTGCCGCATTTGATCGCTTGGGTGATCGGTGCATCGGTGGTGTGCCTGGCCGCGCTGGGGGCATTGGCCGCGGGGGCGGGCGGCGCGCCCAAGGGGCCGGCCGCCTTGCGCGTGACGATACTGGGCGCGTTCGCCATGGCGGCCACGGCCGCCGTAGGCGCGTTGTTCGGCGTGGCAGTCTAGCGCGGCTGCTCGCTGGAACCCTGGTTCAGGGCGTAATAGAGTAGGGCAGCGGCGTGGTGCTAATGCGCGGGCCGTCTTCCGCGCCCAGCCGCAGATCGCCCTGGGGCAGCGCGGCAAGCGTGGTTTCGAACAGCACGGCGGCCACGCCTGCGTCACTGGCGCCATCCACGATGCGGCCAATGGGCTCGCCCGGCTGGGTGGCGTCGAAGACGTCCACCCCGGCCAGCGCCGCGCCTTGCACGCTGGCATCGGCGATGGTGCCGTACGCCATGCGCCGCTTCACGGTGCCCCGGTAATGGCTGCGCGCCACCACTTCCTGCCCCGGATAACAGCCCTTGGTGAAGCTCACGCCCTGCACCAGTTCCAGGTTGACGGTTTGCGGGATGAATACATCCTGCGTGGCGGTGGCAATCCAGGGGATGCCGGCGGCCAGATCCGCCATCTGCCATTGCGCGGCGGGCGCCAGCCCCAGCACGCTGGCCAAGGCTTGGGACTGTTCCAGCTGTTCGTCGGACGCGATCCACCACCAGCGCAAGTTCGTATCCGCCGACGGCGCCGCGATCCAGGTGCCGGACGGCAGGTCCACCCGCTGCCAGTCCGCGCGCGGCAAGGCACCGGTCACGGCTTCCAGCGCGGCGGCCTGTTCGCTGCTTGCCTGCACGCCGGCCACGTTCAGCGCGGTGGCGGCAAGCTTGACCTTGGCGCGCAGCACGAACATGGACAGGCGCTTGAGCAGGGCTTGGGACAGGTCCCGGCGCACCAGGCCATAAAGCTGCGGGTCATCGTCCGCGCCGGGGGCGGCGCGCCACATGATCAGCGTGGCCAGCAGCCGGCCCTTGGCCGTGCAATAGCCCGCCAGGCGGGCGGCATCGGCGGGCAGGCCGGTGACGTCTTGCGTCAGTTGGCCGTGCAGGAAAGTCAGTGCATCGGCGCCGGATGCGCTGAAAACCAGAAAGTCATCCAGCGGCGCGCATGGCGCGCAACCTTCGGCGCGGACGGGAATCGAAGAATAGAAAGCGTGCATGGCGGCGGTGTGATCACGTCATCAAAGTGCAGATGATAGCCGCCTTCCCGCGGGCCATGGCCCATGCCCCCGACGGGCAAAGGGCCGCGCCATGAGCGCTGGCCCCGTTTTTGCCACGCCAGATTCTCGCGATCCATTAAACTTCCGGGACTTATGAAAAAGCGACTCAGTTTCTACGTCTTGTGGTTATTCCTGCTTATCGTGATTGCCGCCGCGGCAGCGGTGGGCGCCGCCTGGAGCTGGATGCATCGGCCCATACCTCTGTCAGCTGACAGGATCGATTTCGTGGTGGACCCGGGCAGCAGCCCGCGTACGGTTGCGCGCGCCTTGAACGCCGCGGGCGTGCCGATCTGGGAGCCCGGATTTGTCTGGATGGCGCGGCTGTCCGAACAGGACAAGCTGCTGAAGGCGGGCGGCTATCAGGCCATCGAGGGTGACACGCCCTGGCTGCTGCTGGAACGCATGGCGCGCGGCGACATGACCCAGCGCCAGATCACGTTCCTGGAAGGCTGGACGTTCCGCCAGATTCGCCAGGCGCTGCGCGAGAACCCCGACGTCAAACAAACCCTGAACGACGTCAGCGACGAAGAGTTGATGACGCGGCTGGGGTCGGACATCAAGCATCCGGAAGGCATGTTCTTTCCGGACACTTATATCTTCACGCCGGGCAGCACTGACTACGACCTGCTGCGCCGCGCCTACCAGGAAGGCCAGCGCATCCTGCAGGACACCTGGGCCAAGCGCCAGCCGAACCTGCCGGTGGCCACGCCTTACGAAGCACTGGTGCTGGCGTCCATTATCGAAAAGGAAACGGGCCACGGCCCCGACCGCCGCCGCGTGGCCGGCGTGTTCACGAATCGCTTGAAGATCGGCATGTTGCTGCAGACGGACCCCACCGTCATCTATGGCATGGGCGAGGCCTACCAGGGCCGCATCCGCAAGCGCGACCTGCAGACCGACACGCCCTGGAATACGTACACGCGGCCGGGCCTGCCGCCCACGCCGATCGCGGCGGCGGGGCGCGCGGCGCTGCTGGCGGCGGTGCAGCCCGAGCAGCACAAGTACCTGTTCTTCGTGTCGCGCGGCAACGGCACCAGCGAATTCGCGGAGAACCTGTCCGGACACAACCGCAACGTGTCGCGCTACATCCTCGGGCAGAACTCGCGCCCCAGCACGCCGCCCGCACCTGCTCCTTCCGTGACGCCTGCGACGCCAGCAGCTACAGCGCCGGTCACCGTACCTGACGCCAGCCCGGATTCCGCCTCTGGATCCACACCCGAATCAGCACAAGGACAAGAGCAATGACCCCTCGCGGACGCTTCATTACGCTGGAGGGCGTTGACGGCGCGGGCAAAAGCACGCACACCGACTGGATCGCGGACTTCCTGCGCGGTCAAGGGCGGGAAGTCATCTCCACGCGCGAACCGGGCGGCACGCCCCTGGGCGAAAAGCTGCGCGCCCTGGTGCTGACGGATCAGATGGGCCTGGATACCGAAACGCTGCTGATGTTCGCGGCGCGCTGCGAGCACGTGCGGCAGGTGATCGAGCCGGCGCTGGCGCGCGGCGCGTGGGTGGTGTGCGACCGTTTTACCGATGCCACCTATGCCTACCAGGGCGGGGGCCGCGAACTGGGCGCCGAGCGCGTGGCGGTGCTGGAACAATGGATGGGGGCGGGCCAGCCCGACCGCACCTGGCTCTTTGATGTGCCGCTGGAGGTGGCGCGCGCCCGCCTGGCGGACGCACGCGAGCCCGACCGTTTCGAGCGCGAAGGTGCGGCGTTCTTTGAACGCACCCGCCAGGCCTATCACGCGCGCGCCAAGGCCGACCCCGGCCGCATCCATATTGTCGATTCCACCCAGTCCATCGCCCAGGTTCGCGCGGCGCTCGAAGCCGGGCTGCGCGCGCTGCTGGCGGTTTCGGCATGAGCGCACCCCAGTTTCTGCCGTGGCAGATGGAGACGGCACGCGCCTGGCTGGGCAATCGCGACCGTTTCGCGCATGCATGGCTGGTGCATGGGCTGGCCGGCATCGGCAAGCTGGATTTTGCCGTGGCCGCCGCCGCCAGTCTGCTTTGCGAGACGCCGGACAACGGCCTGGCCTGCGGCCATTGCGCTGCCTGCGCCTGGTTCGCCAGCGGTAATCACCCCGATCTGCGCCGCATCCGGCCCGAGGCCGTGGCCGTGGAAGAGGGGGCGGATGCCGCCGAACCTGCCGAGGACGCCGAGCCCGCCTCGGGCACCGCCAAGCGCGCGCCGTCCAAGGAAATTCGTATTGACCAGATCCGCTCGCTGGAGTCCTGGTTCAACACCGCGACCCACCGGGGCGGATGGCGCGTGGCCTTGCTGTACCCGGCGCACGCGCTGAACGTGGTGTCGTCCAATGCCTTGCTCAAGGTGCTGGAAGAGCCGCCGCCCCATACCATTTTTCTGCTGGTTGCCGACGCGCCCGACCGCCTGCTGCCGACCCTGGTGTCGCGTTGCCGGCGCTTGCCCTTGCCGGCGCCTGACCCCGATACCGCGCTGCAATGGCTGCGCGCCCAGAACGTGGAGCCGGCGCGCGAATGGTTGGCGGCGGCCGGCGGCGCGCCCCTGGCCGCCTTGCGTCTGGCGCAGGCCAGCGACACGCCGTGCCCGCCCTGGCTGTCGCAATTGATCAGCCCCTTGGCGCAAGGGCAGGCGCCCGACGTCGGCACCTTGGCGGAAAGCCTGGAAAAGGTGCCCGCCACTGAATGGATCGACGCCTTGCAACGGGTATACACCGACCTCATGCTGGCCAGTGCCGGCGCGCCCGTGCGCT
It contains:
- a CDS encoding enoyl-CoA hydratase/isomerase family protein is translated as MNAPVLFEERSAANGVRFGIATLNAPQTLNGLSLEMVDLLAARLDEWARDPGVALVVLQGAGEKAFCAGGDLHGLYRSMTENAGKSGWSNAYARRFFEHEYRLDYQIHTYPKPVLCWGHGIVMGGGIGLMMGASHRVVSESSRLAMPEVSIGLFPDVGGSWLLNRMPGRIGLFLALTGAQMNTADAFFAGLADFRLNHADWPKLLASLEEQPWAGLTAGASEEAMAPRSINDGLLRRALTALEPQTPLDPGHLRQHSFLINNLCNGNRLDEIYEELALLKDHDDPWLARAASTMLAGSPGSVRLAFALQQRTRLRSLDDVFRAEYIAALACTAHGDFAEGIRALLIDKDKNPRWNPAVMDMATDAWVQKFFDEPWPEGQAHPLADLGQEGR
- the mmsB gene encoding 3-hydroxyisobutyrate dehydrogenase, translating into MSSIAFIGLGNMGAPMALNLVKAGHSLTVFDLVPAAVKLLTDAGAQAAASASEAVKGADVVVSMLPASKHVEGLYLGEDLLGKISSSALVIECSTIAPDSARKVAQAAEARGITMIDAPVSGGTGGAAAGTLTFIVGGQAEALERARPVLEKMGKNIFHAGPAGAGQVAKICNNMLLGILMAGTSEALALGVANGLDPKVLSDIIAKSSGRNWATELYNPWPGVMEHAPASKGYAGGFGVDLMLKDLGLAAEAALSARASIPLGELARNLYSLHSAGGSGKLDFSSIVNLVKREQD
- a CDS encoding PaaI family thioesterase, with protein sequence MSAPQALTDPAARVKESFDRQSIMRLLGAGLDVVEPGRVDIVLPYRADLCQQNGFLHAGISTTIADSAGGYAAYTLFGPGEDVLTSEFKMNFLAPAKGDRYVASGRVVKPGKRLSVCQVEVHAYDGEQATLCVIGLLTAVRVTPR
- a CDS encoding VIT1/CCC1 transporter family protein yields the protein MPAKEHHRIFRSNWLRAAVLGANDGIVSTASLITGVAAAQASHGAILTSGLAGLVAGALSMAAGEYVSVRSQADIEAADLRMEQRSLKGNSEEELAELIDIYVGRGLTRNLATQVARQLTRHDALDAHARDELGISVHNRAQPVQAAVASAASFAAGAALPLVVAVTAPLPHLIAWVIGASVVCLAALGALAAGAGGAPKGPAALRVTILGAFAMAATAAVGALFGVAV
- a CDS encoding YgfZ/GcvT domain-containing protein, with the protein product MHAFYSSIPVRAEGCAPCAPLDDFLVFSASGADALTFLHGQLTQDVTGLPADAARLAGYCTAKGRLLATLIMWRAAPGADDDPQLYGLVRRDLSQALLKRLSMFVLRAKVKLAATALNVAGVQASSEQAAALEAVTGALPRADWQRVDLPSGTWIAAPSADTNLRWWWIASDEQLEQSQALASVLGLAPAAQWQMADLAAGIPWIATATQDVFIPQTVNLELVQGVSFTKGCYPGQEVVARSHYRGTVKRRMAYGTIADASVQGAALAGVDVFDATQPGEPIGRIVDGASDAGVAAVLFETTLAALPQGDLRLGAEDGPRISTTPLPYSITP
- the mltG gene encoding endolytic transglycosylase MltG codes for the protein MKKRLSFYVLWLFLLIVIAAAAAVGAAWSWMHRPIPLSADRIDFVVDPGSSPRTVARALNAAGVPIWEPGFVWMARLSEQDKLLKAGGYQAIEGDTPWLLLERMARGDMTQRQITFLEGWTFRQIRQALRENPDVKQTLNDVSDEELMTRLGSDIKHPEGMFFPDTYIFTPGSTDYDLLRRAYQEGQRILQDTWAKRQPNLPVATPYEALVLASIIEKETGHGPDRRRVAGVFTNRLKIGMLLQTDPTVIYGMGEAYQGRIRKRDLQTDTPWNTYTRPGLPPTPIAAAGRAALLAAVQPEQHKYLFFVSRGNGTSEFAENLSGHNRNVSRYILGQNSRPSTPPAPAPSVTPATPAATAPVTVPDASPDSASGSTPESAQGQEQ
- the tmk gene encoding dTMP kinase, which gives rise to MTPRGRFITLEGVDGAGKSTHTDWIADFLRGQGREVISTREPGGTPLGEKLRALVLTDQMGLDTETLLMFAARCEHVRQVIEPALARGAWVVCDRFTDATYAYQGGGRELGAERVAVLEQWMGAGQPDRTWLFDVPLEVARARLADAREPDRFEREGAAFFERTRQAYHARAKADPGRIHIVDSTQSIAQVRAALEAGLRALLAVSA
- the holB gene encoding DNA polymerase III subunit delta' encodes the protein MSAPQFLPWQMETARAWLGNRDRFAHAWLVHGLAGIGKLDFAVAAAASLLCETPDNGLACGHCAACAWFASGNHPDLRRIRPEAVAVEEGADAAEPAEDAEPASGTAKRAPSKEIRIDQIRSLESWFNTATHRGGWRVALLYPAHALNVVSSNALLKVLEEPPPHTIFLLVADAPDRLLPTLVSRCRRLPLPAPDPDTALQWLRAQNVEPAREWLAAAGGAPLAALRLAQASDTPCPPWLSQLISPLAQGQAPDVGTLAESLEKVPATEWIDALQRVYTDLMLASAGAPVRYFPTLATGVAQVAARMNTARVAEAARWLTRQRALATHPLNAKLFAHATLQRVVLSCQA